The genomic DNA ttgtatgttaagagtttgctctgataccaattgttattcccagtggactaacaatgagatttacagaaggggggttgaatgtaaatctcaaaactttttcaagttttgagcagtttctaaggctaagtgtttttgagaacaagtgtgtgaattgcttgaagctaatacagacagataaatattcaaacacaaatgtaaagaacacaaagaacttaaaaacttttatggtggatttgttgttccactagagatgtgttatttcagaaaatatgtgattcaaagaattaaatcacagctgcttcctagtacaaactagatgattttctctctggatatttctaaacagctctggaaaattcatatgtaattactagctgctacttggtttatatatcaccaagtttacaagtgaagacaaaactgtaaaatacaattaaaaagattcttcacatgtttcttcttcatttctctatccaatgcaatctaggataatctgtgaatctttgaatacttccttgtttgcatcagaatggaaatgctgcatttttttgattcctcctagaggcttccacattctagtttgtctctgtcaacccatgtgcctctgtcagcttgtaaattgtcactatcaactgctaatgaactaagcatccgttgaagctttcatccgttgatgccttattcgttgaggctttatccgttgaagctttatccgttgatgcattatcagttgaagtctttattcgttgaagcacttatccgttgatggatattatccgttgaagcatttatccgttgatggatattatccgttgaagcattagagacatccgttgaagctttgtttcttatccgttgaaggtcttcaatatccgttgatacttcttcacttatacaaaattacaaggcatgaaatatttacaattagccctcatatttgcatatccattagtagtcaacatgactgataatttcctacaacatctaagaattacaacttgaatccagagaataaaatgtgctacaatactaaacttattgctaagtaaagctaccccttcaacggatagccaagatggtcttatccgttgaggctacaaacactagatttctacttaagtgttttgtttaacttatcatcaaactaatacacatattcctaacattcaagaaaaaaaatatattccTCCATGATATCTTTTTCCAAGGAACTAAAACCATACAAAAaagaatttaaaattaaaataaaaaatgcaTACTACAAATAGGTTTACATCACTTGTCAAGAAAAAAAGaattaaatcaaaataatattttggGAATTAAATATGAATGTTCCAAAACATGCCCTTACGTAACCAATGCACACTCGACTCGCATGACACCCTTTTTGAAGTTACAAAAGTCATATATTTACAACTTTttgattaaaataaaaaatatacacTAAAAATAGGTTTACATCACTAAACAACaaaaacatattttttttaaaaatttaatattatatcTCAAAACATAAACTCCAGAGGATTTTTTTTTACTTGTAAAACAATACACATAAGTCACAAACGGGGaggaaaaaaaacaaaaataataaataaatataaatataaatataaatatatatatacccAAAATGACATGGCAGAACTCCAAAAATAGTGGTGTTCTGTGTCATTTTTGGAGGATTTTGAATATATATGTCATAAAAATGAACTATTCATTTAAATATGTAAAAAATGTGACGGAACCTATATATAATACTGAAATACGCATATCTATGAGAAAAAAGTAATCatcaataaaaaaatattaattcaatTTTCCAAATGAATATATACACATAGATACAGTCATCTAGTATACTAATACAAATAAAGAATTAAAAGGGGCTCGAGTTATGAGATGTGGAATACCCAACTCTCATCCCATGTTGCTTTGGAGGGATTTGATTTTTTGTTTTAGCCTTTTCTAAAAGAAGAGCCATTTGTCAATCCATGTAACAACAGTACAACACGGAACACTCGCTCCTCTATTTATATTGTTTTACGGTTTTAAAGAATTTCTGTGTTCTTCATGGTTTGATTTGAATTTGCTTAGTATATGAATCTTGTAAAAAAGATGTACTCCATATTCCATAGTAGTAGTGAAAAAAGGAGAGCATCTTGTAGAATCAACTCAATCAATACAAATCATCACTACTAATAACCTGCTACGGCTTCCCCGgaaaaaaaaattgtttaaattaaagttttgattattttaaagtTTAGGTGTTGGCGATTGCAAGTCCCAATGCCAACTAATAATGACATGAGAGAAAGAATGAGAGAGATTGACAGTCCATCAACAGCAAGCATATTGTACTCCTCTCCTGCTACTAAAGTTATTAGCCAGTAGTAAAACAGATTTTCTTTCCAAATTTTTACTCCCCTAAAAACGTTTATTTTTTGTGTTCGACATATTTGTCGATTCACACTTTtaattgttaatatttttaataccgtgttagtattaaatataaaaatttcattgtattaaaatactcataaatacgaatccaacaaaatcacttATAACTATGTTTGATCTAATAAATTATACATAAATTAAGAGTCAATCGCTTATCACAAACGGTAGCGAAAgtcaaaatgaaaaaaaaaatatggGACGGAGGGATTACAATTTTTAGTTAATCCAAAATTAGATCCCTAAAATATTTCACCTTTGCGTAAGCTTTTGATATTATAATGAATATGGTTCATTGCGGGACTCTAACCGACCCAACATACTCATCAAATATCGCTGCAAGGAGTGCGTCGAATTAGAAAATTATAAGGGGTGTTATTTTTACTAGCGTGCGACGGACTATATATTATTGAAGGATTCGAAAAATTGAGtttgaataattaaaattttaaaaaatcttttCTTTTTTTACAATTTATATGGCGGGTGTAGGATCTATACGAAAGTGGGagttttaaatataaatataagtgtatatgtATGATTTGCTattgttttttaatttttctttcctttaataaaaaaattaatgaaattttaatttaaattaataaaattaattttggaagtgtttgatttcctattaagaaagaagttgagtgctCTTATATATCAAGCTGGATTATAATtgatagagtttgtagttatattagatacatgatttatttattttaattaaataatatttgtttaaactttTTTTGGAATGTAttaacatatttttttattaagGTGTTAACGAACCGATCAAACGAAAGTATATTCCgtttataataatatagtatagatatgtTTAAACTAAATGTATATAACTTTAATTTAAGAGTTGTTCTGCGCTTAAATCAAGTAATCATAAATCATATGTATAATAGTGAAAGGTAAATAACATTTAGGAGTAAAAGATAAAATTTAGTAAAATTTAAAATTAtctttaaatataaaatataattaaaattggatttcaatttttattttagcaataaaaataatatttaatatttgtGTCAAATTCTCGTAGTAATTTTGCATTTGTCATTAGACTTACTCTTGCGGTGATAAATTTCATACTTTAATTAGTATTTgtttttcaatttttatatggTATGCTTATAGGTACATGTGACATGATAAACAGAGCCGTGCCTTATATTTCATGTGTCCGGTACAAGATTAAAACAAACATAAtcatataaaattttaaaaattaactaaaataataGAAATCAAATATTTAGAATACATAAAtgaatttataatataatttgaATAAACTAAAAATTGAACTAAAATATTACAAGTACATGAATAATAagatataataattttaaataaagaaataaataatatGAAAATTACTTCAGACGTAAacttatataaatttatataacaaaaatcatttaattataataatattattttcaCATTAACTTTTTTCATTGAACATATATACATTTTATAtagatataattttaaaaaatctatCACCTTAAAATtgaattaatataaaaatatataagtaGACAAGTTATCAAATAAAAAACTAGTgaaaaatttaatattatttgtctagactattaaaaaaatattaacatTCCTATTACATGCTTTGTTAATTAAtttgttttcaaaattttatggTTTCTACAAATTTTTAAGATTAAtgtattattttaatttttctaaAGATAATAATTTACAATTATTTAACAATTACTATTTTTAAACTTTTACTCTATCTTCAcattttttccttgaaaaataAAAATTGTACCAATTTTTTTTAAACATTATATACTAAAATACACCTATATATCTATAAAAAAAATTGTGCCCTCCAAATTTTTGATCCTCCTTAGGCACGGCCGACCCTGATGATAAACACAAACTCTTATGAGTTTGATTTATTTTCATTTGTAGAATTGATTTTAATATTAATTGACCATGCATTAGCATTAAATTTACCCATAAAAATAAGTCAAATTCAAAAAAATTGTGTTTATTGTACTTTCATGAATAAAAAAACACAAAATGAAATTAGAAATAAAAAAAGGAAAATACTAGGGGTACCAAATTGGTTCCGAAAAAAGTTACAAAATGTGACGTGAAGGATTTTATTAACTATATGAAAATGGATACCATGCATTTACATCAAAAACAccaataaaatcattttatactgTCACATCAGCCATCACAGTTATTTTGTATCAATTTTTTTACAGTGCCTCTAGCATTACTCATAAAAAACACAAAATGAATACTCCCTCCGTACCTAAAAACGTTTCCTCTTTGTGTTGGAGACGTTTGTCAATGCACATTTTTGATTGTttatatctttaatttcgtattagtataaaatataaaaatttcattgtattaaagtaGTCATAAATACGAATCTAATAAAATCACTGAtgtttgatcttatagattagacgtaaattagtagtcatTATCATGAACAGTACAAAGTCAAAATGGACAAAATATTTTGGGACAGAGTGAGTATATAATTAACCCCTTGCAGCAGGTCAACTAGAAAAGCTTATGAACGATTGGTGAGGACTGAGGATAACTTGGCTCACATGTAAGATATGTTAACAACTTTTTCAAATAAATAGCAGTCAAACAAAGCATATTTGAATGAAATCCATAGGAGTAGTAGGGGGAGCATAAATATGATGATGATGTGAAAAGCATTTTGGCAGTTTGACTCTTCCATGCCAGGGTTTTTGTATAGCTCTATGGTCAGCAGTTGGGCTCTGTCTTCTGGGCAGAGTAACAGAAGCACACCCCTCAGATTCTTGACATGTGATTTAAGGACTTATTTTTTTTTACCCCCTAACCAACTTTTCTGACATGGATTTAACTCATCAATGCCCATATGTTTTTCACACGACTACTGTATATACACTGCATCACCAGCAATTTTAATCCACATGTAAATTTCTGGGTGACCGGAGAATTATGAACTATACTATATTACTAGTTCATTACTCAACATTTTTTGATGTAATAGTATTATTTCTAGAGATTTAACGAGGCAACGTAGGTTGGGGGCACAGCCAGCCAACTCACAGCAATAAAATATTATGTGGGAAAGCAATGTTTCAATGCGGGTCTTGGCTTCCGCAATTAAACATTGCGGGATGTCGGCATGCACAGGAAACATTGCGCATTCTGCAATGTTTCATTACTGGGCCGCAATATTTCATTTTTGGCTAGGCTCCCAGTTTTTAATGTCCAAACTGCCTTTCTCTTTAGCTTATTCTAATATTTAACTTATTTATAtaagtataaaaataatattaatgtacaacagtaattaattttttaaaatatgttaacattaaatataagtagtagtaatatattaaaatattatcaattttaataataaatttatcaaTTTAATTGTTTCTGTACTTTTTCTTTAAATTATCGTATGAataattttagtttaaaaaataatattattaattttatactttttagTGAATTAagttattttagtttaaaaaatttaTCAACAGTCAAACTTATTTTTTGTGCAAAACTTATTTTTGTGCCAATAttaataagaattttaaaattcacaaaattaaaTTTGGCACAAAAAAATTTTTGCTGAAAACATTTCATTTGACTGTTGAAAttgccgcaatgaaacattgcggcaaTTGAATTGACTGGTCAATAGAGTAGAAGCTTGACCGACAcaccgcaatgtttcattgctgCAGTTTGGACACGCCGCAATGCTTCATTGCGGCAATTTCAACAGTCAAATGAAATTTTTTCAACAAAATTTTTTTTGTGCCAAAtttaattttgtgaattttaaaattcagatTTTCACCTATAAATAGTCCTGCCTCATCTCATTTTTTTTCAACATTCTCTTCTCTATTTTCATTATACATTTTCTCTTCAACATTATCTTCTCTAATATTCGAAAAATGGTTTTCTACTACGATTTAGACAATAATAAGGTAATTATAGATGGTGTGGCTTACGACGGGCCCGAAGAAGAGGAAGACATGGAAATAGCTCTCCGCCGTATTCAAATGGCGCTCGAGCgcaagaaaaaaaaaagaaaatgaagcTAAAGCGAAGGCGGAAAAGTCGAAGAAAAAGAAAGACGACGATAAGGGTGATAAAGGCGGTTCTTCCAACACCGTTAAAGTTTGATCATTCTCGTTGATATAAAATGTTATTATGTATTTgttttgaaaaaatatttgaatgtactccatttatatttgaatgaaataaattatttaatgttttatttttcttgtatttgtccaatatattttatcaattttaaattttaataaacaaatataatactaaaatttaaaaatgtgaaaatctaaaaaaatgaaaatttatcgAATTTTCGTTATCTATAAAAAGATATAAAAAATTTTAGCCCTCAAAATGTTAAACATTTCTTGGTAACAAACTATATATAAATACCGCATTTTATTTAAGaaataatttttcttaattattATAATCATTATATTTTAACATCCATATAGTTGGATCGTCAAAATTTGTACTTTACAACTTACACGTCAAGAAATATCATTTGACATAACTATTATGCAAAATTTTCACAAAACTATGTAAAAGAGTTGCATATTATAATTAAGTTACTTttacaaatatttatattttcaaaataacatttaacatattaaatgaaatataataagtctagaaactatttttaataattttttttgattaattttctaattttaaagaaaataacaaaaataaacatccaaaccgcaatgtttcattgcggtgGACACTTCCCCCCGCAATGAAACATTGTTGGGGTACGTTGTAAAGTTTTTTTTAAACTGCAAATATTTACAGTTGTTGGTTTGGGGGTTTGTACAgtgccgcaatgtttcattgcggccatcgcaatgaaacattgcgggcGTGCATTTAATGCACACACCTACCTTAAAATGTCTGTATTTTTGAAACATTGTTGTTTCACTGCTTCTTAACATTCTGCTCAAATTTATTTTTCTGAAAAAAAAGATTAGTATTCAATATCCATGGCTtcttatttatttgattattcaAGTTCATCTAGTGATCATAAcgattttaattatgttaccccCCACACAAAAAAGAGGGTTTATCGTAAAATCTTTAGTGATGATGAAGTAATAGATGTTGATAGTATTGAAGATAAAGTTAATGATCCGGGGAAGCGAAAAACGCATAGTGATGATGATGTTGGTTTCGGTTGGAAGAATCACGATGTTCACGGTGATTCCGATGATAGTAATGATTCTTTTAATGGCGATGATGATGATAAAATTAATGATGAAAATTTTATTGGAAATATGAATGATGTAGTTCCTTGTGTTGGTATGATGTTTGATTCGTTGGATGAAGCAGAAAGTTTTTATCGAGGTTATGGTCGAAGTATAGGGTTCGAGATAATTATTCGAAGTAGTCATAAGCATTCAAGAAATGGTGATATATCGTCACGTTTGTATATATGTCGAAAGGGTGGAAGATTGGGCCCAAAACCCTTGGAAGTTGAAGATAGGGCTAAAGGGAAACGACCTCGAGATGTTATTCCTCGAACTTGTTGTCGTGCTCGAATGTGTGTTGCTCACAAAGTAAGCTCAAACCAATGGGAAGTAACCAAGGTCAACCTAGAACACAATCATGCTATGGTTACATCGGATAAGGTAAATTTCATGCAAAGATCACGCAACATAGATCCGTTTACCCGATCTTTGATTGAGTTATTCAACAAATCGGGTATCGAGACCCCGAAAGTGATGAATTTACTTAGTGAGACATGTGGTGGTATTGAAAAAATTGGTTTTTCCGCTCAAGACGTACGAAATGTAATACGTGACATTCGAAGACGGGTTTTTGATTCCGGTGATGCGGAGTGTGGATTGATTTTGTTACGAGACTTGCAAAAACAAAGTGATGGCAATTTTTTCTACCGAGTGGATGTGGATGAGGAGAATCGGGTTAGGGGTTTGGTGTGGGTTGATCCTCGTTCTCTTAACGCGTACAAGAATTttggagatgtggtgactttcgACTCGACATATCGGACTAATAGGTATGACATGCCTTTTATTCCAATTACGGGAGTGAATCACCACTACCAAAATATTTTGTTTGGATATGCACTTATAAGGGACGAGAAAGAGACTACTTATAGATGGGTTTTGAAGACTTGATTGGAAGCGGTCGATAACAAGCCACCTATTACCATTATTACGGATCAAGACATTGCTTTAAGTAATGCCATTTCTGAGGTTATGCCTAACACCAACCATACATATTGTACGTGGCATATTAGTAGCAAGTTTTCCGAGAAACTATCTACTTTGTATACTCAATACTCGGAGTTCAAGACGGATTTTAATGCATGTATCTACAAGTCATTGTCACCAACGGAATTTGAAGGTAGGTGGGAGGACTTGAAagagaaatatgatcttgaaaatCACAATTGGCTAAATGATATGTATGCAATTAGACGACAATGGGTTTTTGCTTTCACGAAACAACATTTTGCCGCCGGT from Apium graveolens cultivar Ventura chromosome 5, ASM990537v1, whole genome shotgun sequence includes the following:
- the LOC141660839 gene encoding protein FAR1-RELATED SEQUENCE 5-like, with amino-acid sequence MASYLFDYSSSSSDHNDFNYVTPHTKKRVYRKIFSDDEVIDVDSIEDKVNDPGKRKTHSDDDVGFGWKNHDVHGDSDDSNDSFNGDDDDKINDENFIGNMNDVVPCVGMMFDSLDEAESFYRGYGRSIGFEIIIRSSHKHSRNGDISSRLYICRKGGRLGPKPLEVEDRAKGKRPRDVIPRTCCRARMCVAHKVSSNQWEVTKVNLEHNHAMVTSDKVNFMQRSRNIDPFTRSLIELFNKSGIETPKVMNLLSETCGGIEKIGFSAQDVRNVIRDIRRRVFDSGDAECGLILLRDLQKQSDGNFFYRVDVDEENRVRGLVWVDPRSLNAYKNFGDVVTFDSTYRTNRYDMPFIPITGVNHHYQNILFGYALIRDEKETTYRWVLKT